DNA from Hwangdonia lutea:
ACACATTTTGTGCAGTTATTATTTTGTGTACTTGGTTTGGAAACATCAAAAAACCGCATCCGTAGTAACGCAGTACTTACTTAAAACGGCGTTGGTTTTTATGGTACTATCCACCATTGGCGTATGGTGTTTAGGGCCTGCAGTTTCCATGCTTGGGCAAGCCTCTGCATTCTATCAAATTGCCATCCAATTCTTTTTGCATTTTCAGTTTAACGGCTGGTTTTTAATAGCCGTAATTGCTGTGTTTTTTCATTTTTTTCGGGTTGAAAACTCAAAACTGTTTAGGCGATTTTTCAAGCTATTGGTGGCATCAACGGTACTTACTTTAGCCTTGCCAATCCAATGGTTTGCGCCTCATAATTTGCTGCTTTATTGTAACGGATTAGGCACTATAATGCAGCTAGTAATGGGGTACTACTTTTTAAAATTGATACAACCAAAATTTTCAACGGTATTAAAACAGCGGCCAAAACTCGTTACTCATTTATATTGGTTTTCAATATGTTGCTTTGTTTTAAAGATTAGTCTACAATTATTAGCGTTGTTTCCCGAGTTTTCGCAAATTGTTTATACGCACCGCAACTTGGTTGTTGGGTTTATTCATCTTTTAATGCTTGGTGTTATTACGGGGTTTTTGTTTTTATTTATTTTACAAAGCCCATTGGTAAGGCAGAGCAAAAGCCTGTATATAGGCATTTATACTTTTATTTCTGGATTTGTTTTAACAGAATTATTACTTACAATTCAGGGTGTTATGTTTTACTTCGGAAACGGATTAGTACCAAATTACTACCTATTGCTTTTTCTTTTTAGTATATTATTACCCTTAGGAATTGGTTTTATATTATTTAATATTATAACTCAAAAAAATTATGCAACACAAACCGCAAAAACGACATAAAGCATTGCAACCCTTAAGCAGAGAGCATCATCACGGGTTGCTTTTATCTTGGAAAATACGCTCTGGGTTTAGTAAAAATATTGAGCCAAAGCGCATTAGGGCATATGCCGATTGGTTTTTTAAACAACATTTAATTCCGCATTTTGATATGGAAGAAGCTCATATTTTCCCCCTATTGGAGCAGGATAATGAATTGATAAAAACAGCATTGGCAGATCACAGGCGCATAAAACGATTATTTGCTGAAACTGAAAATGATGCTAAAACGTTAAGTAATATAGAAGAAGAATTGGAAA
Protein-coding regions in this window:
- a CDS encoding hemerythrin domain-containing protein, which translates into the protein MQHKPQKRHKALQPLSREHHHGLLLSWKIRSGFSKNIEPKRIRAYADWFFKQHLIPHFDMEEAHIFPLLEQDNELIKTALADHRRIKRLFAETENDAKTLSNIEEELEKHIRFEERVLFPEIQKIATEAQMRHIEKIHQPEKFEDNLVDEFWR